Proteins found in one Erythrobacter sp. KY5 genomic segment:
- a CDS encoding DUF3253 domain-containing protein, protein MGSDSEAADAIRTLLSRRREGATICPSEAALLIATPGGDWRSLMDPVHTAVDAMHEAGEITLSWKGKRLARRNGAYRIALPGEPPE, encoded by the coding sequence ATGGGGAGTGACAGCGAGGCTGCTGACGCGATCCGCACGCTGCTGAGCAGAAGGCGCGAAGGAGCAACGATCTGCCCAAGCGAAGCCGCGCTCCTGATCGCCACACCCGGCGGCGACTGGCGGTCGCTGATGGACCCGGTTCACACCGCCGTCGATGCGATGCACGAAGCGGGTGAAATCACGCTAAGTTGGAAAGGCAAACGGCTCGCCCGGCGCAACGGTGCTTATCGCATCGCATTGCCCGGCGAGCCGCCTGAATAA
- a CDS encoding SWIB/MDM2 domain-containing protein, producing MAGKTNALQKPVNLSGELENVVGKGPMTRAQVTSKVWEYIKANDLQDSKDKRQINPDDKLGAVIGKEQISMFKMTAAVSKHLT from the coding sequence ATGGCTGGCAAAACCAACGCACTGCAGAAACCGGTGAACCTTTCGGGCGAACTGGAAAACGTGGTCGGCAAGGGTCCGATGACCCGCGCACAGGTCACCTCGAAAGTGTGGGAATACATCAAGGCGAACGACCTTCAGGATTCGAAGGACAAGCGTCAGATCAACCCTGACGACAAGCTTGGCGCGGTGATCGGCAAAGAGCAGATCTCGATGTTCAAGATGACGGCTGCTGTTTCGAAGCACCTCACCTAA
- a CDS encoding DoxX family protein produces the protein MIMGFIKALLRIILAAFYAFAGYMHIVKPEPFLSIMPEMIPYPEQIVFWTGIAEILGAIALIQPFNARLRRIGGIGLALYALFVWPANINHFAMDMARADGGLGLEYHVPRMIAQPIIILWALWVGDVRIPHRKDLPWRRRKYGE, from the coding sequence ATGATCATGGGCTTCATCAAGGCATTGCTGCGCATCATCCTCGCCGCGTTCTATGCATTCGCGGGCTACATGCACATCGTGAAGCCCGAACCGTTCCTGTCGATCATGCCCGAGATGATCCCTTATCCCGAACAAATCGTCTTCTGGACCGGCATTGCGGAGATCCTCGGCGCAATTGCCCTGATCCAGCCGTTCAATGCACGCCTGAGGCGGATCGGCGGGATCGGTCTGGCGCTTTATGCGCTGTTCGTGTGGCCGGCCAATATCAATCACTTCGCGATGGACATGGCCCGCGCCGATGGTGGCCTGGGTCTGGAGTACCATGTGCCGCGCATGATCGCGCAGCCAATCATCATCCTGTGGGCGCTCTGGGTCGGCGATGTGCGCATTCCGCACCGCAAGGACCTGCCCTGGCGCCGCCGCAAATATGGGGAGTGA
- a CDS encoding response regulator, whose amino-acid sequence MLVEDEPLVLMGLEMAAQDMGHEVISALSLEEALDLINRGPVPDVAVLDVNLGVNQTCAPVAMELAAREVPFVLHSGAIDRNNEVVRSAGVPFIPKPAMPNDVIELALQHRNSPCKQDAA is encoded by the coding sequence TTGCTCGTCGAGGATGAGCCACTTGTGCTCATGGGCCTCGAAATGGCGGCTCAGGATATGGGGCACGAGGTCATCTCTGCCCTGAGCCTGGAAGAGGCGCTCGATCTGATCAACCGTGGACCTGTTCCCGATGTCGCGGTGCTCGATGTCAATCTCGGCGTGAACCAGACCTGCGCCCCCGTGGCGATGGAACTGGCCGCTCGCGAGGTGCCTTTCGTGCTGCACTCAGGCGCAATCGACCGCAACAATGAAGTCGTGCGCAGCGCGGGCGTGCCGTTCATTCCGAAGCCTGCGATGCCAAACGACGTGATCGAACTCGCCCTTCAGCACCGCAACTCGCCTTGCAAGCAAGACGCTGCCTGA
- a CDS encoding DUF2945 domain-containing protein yields the protein MSNSNSFQTNQYVKWNWGDGEGKGQIKERFEREVTRTLQGTEVTKDGDEDNPAYLIKQEDGDEVLKRGSELEAQD from the coding sequence ATGAGCAATTCTAACAGCTTCCAGACCAACCAGTACGTCAAGTGGAACTGGGGCGACGGCGAAGGCAAAGGCCAGATCAAGGAACGCTTCGAACGCGAAGTGACCCGCACCCTTCAGGGCACCGAAGTCACCAAGGACGGTGACGAGGACAATCCCGCATACCTGATCAAGCAGGAAGACGGGGACGAAGTCCTCAAGCGCGGGAGCGAACTCGAGGCTCAGGATTGA
- a CDS encoding YbhB/YbcL family Raf kinase inhibitor-like protein has translation MTDLPDWLTAKLPPAARHAGLAIASLGDAKTFERGGFALTSPAFKGGDELDPCFTAKEEDAVAPPLEWTAPPPGSQELIVIVEDASSDSAEPACHWLVWGLAGQRGKLLEGEVPPRAGKNAVGNSEWLLPDPPVGETRHYVFQIFATDLPLTIMPGANREEVMAAIKGFVTGCAVLYAPFTGVEADDGFIDDPEFD, from the coding sequence ATGACCGATCTGCCTGATTGGCTGACCGCCAAATTGCCGCCCGCAGCGCGCCACGCCGGACTTGCGATCGCAAGCCTTGGTGATGCCAAGACGTTTGAGCGCGGCGGATTTGCCCTCACCAGCCCGGCGTTCAAGGGCGGGGATGAACTCGACCCGTGCTTCACCGCGAAGGAAGAAGACGCGGTCGCGCCCCCGCTTGAATGGACCGCGCCGCCACCGGGCTCGCAGGAACTGATCGTTATCGTTGAGGATGCTTCCTCCGACAGCGCAGAGCCTGCCTGCCACTGGCTCGTCTGGGGCCTTGCCGGACAGCGCGGCAAGCTGCTCGAAGGCGAAGTGCCGCCGCGCGCCGGAAAGAACGCCGTTGGCAATTCCGAATGGCTGCTGCCCGATCCTCCGGTTGGAGAGACGCGGCACTATGTGTTTCAGATTTTTGCGACCGACCTGCCGCTGACCATCATGCCGGGGGCAAACCGCGAAGAAGTGATGGCCGCTATCAAAGGCTTCGTAACCGGCTGCGCCGTGCTTTATGCACCGTTCACCGGGGTCGAGGCGGATGACGGCTTCATTGACGACCCAGAATTCGATTGA
- a CDS encoding S8 family peptidase, with the protein MKRMPCTSGETPPAISLSLKQQGNSPVRITHVPAAKCAARSAPVVWKVVAAALACTALAACGGGGGGGGVQTLPPPPPPPPPPPPPPPPPPPPSTNFDTAEFRRSDGPDFHGAIAAWQDGATGGGQIIAVIDSGIDSDSPEFAGRIHPDSRDVAGNRGIDPEDDHGTNVAMVAAAARNDEGIVGIAFDAQVLALRADMPGSCGTDTPQDPTLGCSFTDTDIAAGVDQAIASGAVVINLSLGGSDASASLRGAITRAANAGIVIVVAAGNGGDGSDPDIDPGQPDPFATSLLDAGGGNVIIVGSVDENGGFSSFSNRAGTSAGSFLSARGERICCVYQDGEIFVETIDGQQFVTLFSGTSFATPQVAGAVALLAQAFPNLTGDEIVEILLTSASDAGATGTDGVFGTGILDIARAFQPAGTTTLAGTPNALGLADDFAIGSAAMGDALSSASLGTIVTDRYDRAYTFNFGGRTQNAAQVQRLRGAVERGGYTSAASGPALSLAVTVGETNRAAGVGWTQGLQLSPEDAQGARVLAARVAAHIAPDTQLGVAFRQSASGLVAHMQGADRAAFMIAPEAGRDAGFLEESELAFASRHTFGPWGLTVSGERGRAWLGENRRASDVLFGVRERRKTSSMALAADRSWGGLDASVAVSWLAEEETLLGAYFNPAFGLSGADTMSVDARLVQRIGSRWRLGGAYRAGFTRPRGSALIGAGSQVETQGWSLDLTRAGLFQGHDSIGLRLSQPLRVVGGALNFDLPVAYDYATESAIIGRQSLSLAPAGRELMSELNWSGWVGSARISTSVYYRQEPGHFDSASSDIGALLSIGAAF; encoded by the coding sequence ATGAAACGCATGCCTTGCACTTCCGGTGAAACACCCCCTGCAATCTCGCTTTCGCTAAAGCAGCAGGGCAACTCGCCCGTTCGCATCACGCATGTGCCTGCGGCCAAATGCGCCGCGCGGTCAGCCCCGGTGGTCTGGAAAGTGGTCGCGGCGGCGCTCGCCTGCACTGCACTTGCTGCTTGCGGCGGCGGTGGAGGAGGGGGCGGGGTGCAAACGCTGCCTCCGCCGCCTCCGCCACCGCCACCGCCTCCCCCGCCGCCACCCCCTCCGCCTCCCCCATCGACCAATTTCGACACGGCGGAATTCCGTCGTTCGGATGGCCCGGATTTTCACGGCGCGATTGCGGCATGGCAGGACGGTGCGACGGGCGGAGGGCAGATCATCGCCGTGATCGACAGCGGCATCGATTCCGACAGCCCGGAATTCGCAGGGCGCATTCACCCGGATTCGCGCGATGTCGCGGGCAATCGCGGGATCGATCCAGAGGATGATCATGGCACCAATGTCGCCATGGTCGCAGCAGCCGCGCGCAATGATGAGGGCATTGTGGGCATCGCGTTCGATGCTCAGGTCCTCGCGCTGCGCGCCGATATGCCGGGATCGTGCGGGACGGATACCCCGCAGGACCCGACGCTGGGATGCTCCTTTACCGACACCGACATTGCCGCAGGCGTGGATCAGGCCATTGCCAGCGGCGCTGTCGTCATCAATCTGAGCCTTGGGGGAAGCGATGCTTCCGCCTCGCTGCGCGGTGCAATCACACGGGCAGCCAATGCAGGGATCGTGATCGTGGTCGCCGCGGGAAATGGCGGAGACGGGTCCGATCCCGATATCGATCCCGGCCAACCCGACCCCTTTGCCACCAGCCTTCTCGATGCAGGCGGCGGCAATGTTATCATCGTCGGGTCAGTCGACGAAAATGGCGGCTTCTCCAGCTTCAGCAACCGCGCCGGAACATCCGCAGGATCGTTTTTGAGCGCCCGTGGCGAACGGATCTGCTGCGTCTATCAGGATGGCGAGATTTTCGTCGAAACCATCGACGGCCAGCAATTCGTCACGCTGTTTTCGGGAACCAGTTTTGCAACCCCGCAAGTCGCGGGCGCAGTGGCGCTGCTGGCGCAGGCGTTCCCCAATCTGACCGGTGATGAAATCGTCGAGATCCTGCTCACCAGCGCAAGCGATGCGGGCGCAACGGGAACGGATGGGGTGTTCGGGACCGGAATTCTCGACATCGCGCGCGCATTTCAGCCAGCAGGGACAACGACACTTGCGGGCACGCCGAACGCGCTTGGCCTGGCTGACGATTTTGCGATTGGCTCGGCGGCGATGGGGGATGCACTGTCGAGCGCTTCGCTCGGCACGATTGTCACCGACCGTTACGACCGCGCCTACACTTTCAACTTCGGTGGCCGCACGCAGAATGCAGCGCAGGTCCAACGCTTGCGCGGCGCGGTTGAGCGGGGGGGATATACCAGCGCGGCATCCGGCCCTGCGCTTTCGCTTGCCGTTACGGTTGGAGAAACCAATCGCGCCGCGGGTGTCGGGTGGACGCAAGGCCTGCAATTGTCGCCCGAGGATGCGCAAGGCGCGCGGGTGCTGGCCGCACGCGTGGCCGCTCACATCGCGCCCGACACGCAGCTTGGCGTCGCATTCCGGCAAAGCGCGTCGGGCCTCGTCGCACACATGCAGGGCGCAGACCGCGCAGCCTTCATGATCGCGCCGGAGGCGGGCCGCGATGCAGGCTTTCTGGAGGAGAGTGAACTCGCCTTTGCCTCCCGCCATACATTCGGGCCTTGGGGCCTGACCGTTTCGGGGGAACGCGGGCGCGCCTGGCTTGGCGAGAATCGGCGGGCGAGCGATGTGCTGTTCGGCGTGCGCGAACGGCGCAAAACCAGCAGCATGGCGCTGGCCGCAGACCGCAGCTGGGGCGGGCTGGACGCGAGCGTCGCAGTGTCGTGGCTCGCGGAGGAAGAGACGCTGCTTGGGGCCTATTTCAACCCCGCCTTTGGATTGTCGGGCGCGGACACGATGTCCGTCGACGCGCGCCTGGTGCAGCGCATCGGTTCACGCTGGCGGCTGGGCGGGGCGTACCGCGCCGGCTTCACCCGGCCGCGCGGCTCGGCTCTGATCGGTGCAGGCTCACAGGTCGAGACGCAGGGATGGTCGCTCGACCTCACACGCGCAGGGTTGTTCCAAGGCCATGACAGCATCGGTCTGCGCCTAAGCCAGCCCCTTCGCGTGGTCGGCGGCGCTCTCAACTTCGATCTGCCCGTCGCTTACGATTACGCGACCGAAAGCGCGATCATTGGCCGCCAGTCGCTGAGCCTTGCACCCGCGGGACGCGAATTGATGAGCGAACTCAACTGGAGCGGATGGGTCGGCTCCGCCCGCATTTCAACCAGCGTCTATTACCGGCAGGAACCGGGCCACTTTGACAGCGCGTCCAGCGACATCGGCGCGCTGCTCAGCATCGGCGCGGCGTTCTGA
- a CDS encoding dipeptidase, with product MQYKALNHVAACAAIALVWSAPVAAQDVEGTVAEDIAPEVENDAALAAAEAALAVAPVFDGHNDVPIQLRRRFDNQINTFDFADTTDTGPEVDGNPMHTDLARLVEGRVGAQYWSVYVPASLPEPQAVQMTIEQIDVMKRLIARYPDSLAFAETADDIENAIADGRIASMLGMEGGHSIGSSLAVLRQMYDLGARYMTLTHGANTPWADSATDDPEHDGLTDFGKDVVREMNRIGMLVDLSHVSEKTMHDALDVTQVPVIFSHSGVRAVNGHARNVPDSVLQRLPANGGIVMVVGLPGFLNNAQREWFAERAAEVARQESLFRGQPDVIARAMAEWDAANEMPPTMISHMADHIDHIRDLIGVEYIGIGGDFDGMPTGPEGFEDVSGYPQLFAELSRRGYSQVELELISSRNAMRVLREAERFAARASAQPPIETLIPTED from the coding sequence ATGCAATACAAAGCGCTTAATCACGTGGCCGCTTGCGCAGCCATCGCCCTTGTCTGGAGTGCGCCTGTCGCAGCTCAGGACGTCGAAGGCACCGTTGCCGAGGATATCGCCCCCGAAGTTGAGAACGACGCAGCGCTCGCTGCGGCGGAGGCCGCACTTGCGGTTGCTCCGGTGTTTGACGGGCACAACGATGTGCCGATCCAGCTGCGCCGCCGGTTCGATAACCAGATCAACACGTTCGACTTTGCCGATACAACCGACACCGGGCCGGAGGTCGACGGAAACCCGATGCACACCGATCTTGCGCGGTTGGTCGAAGGGCGCGTTGGGGCACAGTACTGGTCGGTCTATGTCCCCGCCAGCCTGCCCGAACCCCAGGCAGTCCAGATGACCATCGAACAGATCGACGTGATGAAGCGCCTGATTGCGCGTTATCCCGACAGTCTCGCATTCGCCGAAACGGCGGACGACATAGAGAACGCGATTGCCGACGGGCGCATCGCCTCGATGCTGGGCATGGAAGGCGGCCATTCAATCGGGTCGAGCCTTGCGGTGCTGCGCCAGATGTATGATCTGGGCGCGCGCTATATGACGCTGACCCACGGCGCGAACACGCCCTGGGCTGACAGCGCGACCGACGATCCCGAGCATGACGGCCTCACCGATTTCGGCAAGGACGTGGTGCGCGAGATGAACCGGATCGGGATGCTGGTCGACCTCAGCCATGTGAGCGAGAAGACCATGCACGACGCGCTTGACGTGACGCAGGTGCCGGTGATCTTCAGCCATTCGGGCGTGCGCGCAGTAAATGGTCACGCGCGCAATGTGCCCGACAGCGTGCTCCAGCGTCTGCCAGCCAATGGCGGGATCGTGATGGTGGTGGGGCTGCCGGGCTTCCTCAACAACGCGCAGCGCGAATGGTTTGCCGAGCGCGCGGCAGAGGTCGCGCGGCAGGAATCGCTTTTCCGAGGTCAGCCCGATGTCATCGCCCGCGCGATGGCGGAATGGGATGCGGCAAACGAGATGCCGCCGACCATGATCAGCCATATGGCCGATCACATCGACCACATCCGCGACCTCATCGGGGTCGAATATATCGGAATTGGTGGTGATTTTGACGGAATGCCGACCGGCCCAGAAGGCTTCGAGGACGTGAGCGGCTATCCGCAATTGTTCGCCGAGCTGTCGCGACGCGGCTATTCGCAGGTGGAGCTTGAGCTGATCTCAAGCCGCAACGCCATGCGCGTTCTGCGCGAGGCGGAACGCTTCGCAGCGCGCGCATCGGCCCAGCCGCCGATCGAGACCTTGATCCCGACCGAGGACTGA
- a CDS encoding S41 family peptidase: MKNDANTASLPLGRSTLTATLALALAACGGGGSSAPRTSGPTPTPTPSVATCAVQNQIAFANDVLNEWYLFPDLLDNTVNAANFSDVQSYLDARVAPARAQSRDKGFTFATSIEAENELINSGSSAGFGIRLSYDTVNDRVFLFEAFETAPGFAAGMDRGTELLAIGTSANNLVSVSSLMASGGAQAVIEALGPSDPGVTRVIRFAQVDGTVIEASITKADFNLDPISDRYGALIINDGGKSVGYLNFRTFFPQTADAQLRDAFQLFNSNNVDELIIDFRYNGGGLVFLANTIGDLLGENRVGQVWSKTVLRESKSSENETRLFQNEVQALQATKIAFITTGNTASASELTINSMIPYLDPANIAIVGRNTSGKPVGQFGFDFEECDLRVRAVTFQTLNANDEGDYFTGLAGTVPNSCRAGDDISVQLGDPAEASIATALDFLSGQSCTPISASGAQGAQSVGGLETLQPERPNAAQFEIPGLF; the protein is encoded by the coding sequence ATGAAAAACGATGCAAACACCGCGTCCCTTCCACTAGGGCGCAGCACGCTGACTGCAACTCTCGCATTGGCGCTTGCCGCTTGTGGAGGCGGCGGGTCTTCGGCTCCTCGCACCAGTGGCCCCACGCCGACCCCGACACCGAGCGTCGCGACCTGCGCGGTGCAGAACCAGATCGCCTTCGCCAATGACGTTCTGAATGAATGGTATCTGTTCCCGGACCTGCTCGACAACACGGTCAACGCAGCCAATTTCAGCGACGTTCAAAGCTATCTCGACGCGCGCGTCGCCCCGGCCCGCGCCCAGTCGCGCGACAAGGGCTTCACCTTTGCAACCTCGATCGAGGCCGAAAACGAGCTGATCAATTCAGGATCGAGCGCAGGGTTCGGCATCCGTTTATCCTATGACACAGTCAACGACCGGGTGTTCCTGTTCGAAGCTTTTGAAACCGCACCCGGCTTTGCCGCCGGAATGGATCGCGGGACCGAACTGCTGGCCATCGGGACGAGCGCGAACAACCTCGTATCGGTCAGCTCGCTCATGGCATCGGGCGGAGCGCAGGCTGTTATCGAAGCACTCGGCCCTTCCGATCCGGGCGTGACCCGCGTGATCCGCTTTGCCCAGGTCGACGGGACCGTCATCGAAGCAAGCATTACCAAGGCCGATTTCAACCTCGATCCGATCTCCGACCGGTACGGGGCGCTGATCATCAACGATGGCGGCAAATCGGTGGGTTATCTCAACTTCCGCACCTTCTTCCCGCAAACCGCCGATGCGCAGCTGCGCGATGCGTTCCAGCTGTTCAACTCGAACAATGTTGACGAACTCATCATCGACTTCAGATACAATGGCGGCGGGCTGGTCTTCCTTGCCAACACGATCGGCGACCTGCTGGGCGAAAACCGCGTCGGACAGGTCTGGAGCAAGACGGTTCTTCGCGAATCCAAGTCTTCGGAGAACGAGACACGTTTGTTCCAGAACGAGGTGCAGGCGCTACAAGCGACCAAGATCGCGTTCATCACGACAGGCAACACCGCTTCGGCAAGCGAACTCACGATCAATTCGATGATCCCGTATCTTGATCCGGCCAACATCGCGATCGTCGGGCGCAACACTTCGGGCAAGCCGGTGGGGCAGTTCGGCTTCGATTTCGAGGAATGCGACCTGCGCGTTCGCGCGGTCACTTTCCAGACGCTCAACGCCAATGACGAGGGCGACTATTTCACCGGCCTTGCAGGGACGGTGCCCAACTCCTGCCGCGCCGGAGACGATATCTCGGTCCAGCTGGGTGATCCTGCAGAAGCGTCTATCGCAACCGCGCTCGACTTTCTGTCAGGGCAAAGCTGCACCCCGATCAGCGCCAGCGGTGCGCAAGGGGCGCAAAGCGTCGGCGGGCTCGAAACGCTCCAGCCGGAGCGGCCAAACGCGGCGCAGTTCGAAATTCCGGGTCTGTTCTAA
- a CDS encoding DUF3140 domain-containing protein yields MDSQEKDEIYDTFYDRVNMQPKELEEWLETDESKSVGDNDDGESTGHRSGRRIVEIKRTNKDELTDSQFEHMNKVANYIKRHLSQRPDGDVEKTDWRYSLMNWGHDPLKDS; encoded by the coding sequence GTGGACAGCCAGGAAAAAGACGAAATCTACGACACGTTCTACGACCGGGTGAACATGCAGCCCAAGGAGCTCGAGGAATGGCTTGAGACGGACGAGTCCAAATCGGTCGGCGACAATGATGACGGCGAAAGTACCGGACACAGGTCCGGTCGCCGCATCGTCGAGATCAAGCGGACAAACAAGGACGAGCTTACCGACAGCCAGTTCGAGCACATGAACAAGGTCGCCAATTACATCAAACGCCACCTCTCGCAGCGCCCCGACGGCGATGTTGAAAAGACCGACTGGCGCTACAGCCTGATGAATTGGGGCCACGACCCGCTCAAGGACAGCTGA
- a CDS encoding phosphotransferase family protein produces the protein MDIDFDKEMVGTVEVEERDKLDLEALTRWFEANVEGFAGPISYTKFKGGQSNPTYKIETPETNYVLRRQPFGKLLPSAHAVDREYAAMTGLHPTGFPVPKTYGLCEDAEVIGSKFFVMSMADGRSLWNGALPGMEPEERRAHYHALIDTMADLHLNKPAEIGLGDYGKPTDYCARQISRWSKQYKLSETEHMPQMERLIEWLPETIPPQHESSVVHGDYRLDNVIFHKSEPRIIAVLDWELSTLGDPIADFSYLMLNWFQPADGRAGLLGLDLGKLGIPTVEEAVERYVARTGYPVPPMDWYFAYNLFRLAGIMQGIKKRVIDGTASSAHAKSMSERVAPLVERAYMFARDAGMPE, from the coding sequence ATGGACATTGATTTTGACAAGGAGATGGTCGGCACGGTCGAGGTCGAAGAGCGCGACAAGCTCGACCTTGAAGCCCTGACCCGGTGGTTCGAGGCCAATGTCGAAGGCTTCGCCGGGCCGATCAGCTACACCAAGTTCAAGGGCGGGCAGTCGAACCCCACCTACAAGATCGAGACGCCGGAAACGAACTACGTCCTGCGCCGCCAGCCTTTCGGCAAGCTGCTTCCGTCGGCCCACGCGGTGGACCGCGAATATGCGGCGATGACGGGCCTTCACCCGACCGGATTTCCGGTGCCAAAAACATATGGCCTTTGCGAAGATGCCGAGGTTATCGGCTCCAAGTTTTTCGTGATGAGCATGGCCGATGGGCGTTCGCTGTGGAACGGCGCGCTGCCGGGGATGGAGCCGGAGGAACGCCGCGCGCATTACCACGCGCTGATCGACACGATGGCCGACCTGCACCTCAACAAGCCTGCCGAAATCGGGCTTGGCGATTATGGCAAGCCGACCGACTATTGCGCGCGTCAGATCTCGCGTTGGTCGAAGCAGTACAAGCTTTCCGAAACAGAGCACATGCCCCAGATGGAGCGGCTGATCGAATGGCTGCCCGAGACGATCCCGCCGCAGCATGAAAGCTCGGTCGTCCATGGCGACTACCGGCTCGACAACGTGATCTTTCATAAGAGCGAGCCGCGCATCATCGCAGTGCTCGACTGGGAGCTGTCGACGCTGGGCGATCCGATTGCCGATTTCAGCTACCTGATGCTCAACTGGTTCCAACCTGCCGACGGGCGCGCGGGTCTGCTTGGGCTTGATCTGGGCAAGCTCGGCATTCCCACGGTCGAGGAAGCGGTCGAACGCTATGTTGCGCGGACCGGCTATCCCGTCCCGCCGATGGACTGGTATTTTGCCTACAACCTGTTCCGGCTTGCGGGCATCATGCAGGGCATCAAGAAGCGCGTGATCGACGGCACGGCATCCTCCGCCCACGCCAAGTCGATGAGCGAGCGCGTCGCCCCGCTGGTTGAGCGCGCCTATATGTTCGCGCGCGATGCCGGGATGCCGGAATAG
- the dapD gene encoding 2,3,4,5-tetrahydropyridine-2,6-dicarboxylate N-succinyltransferase → MTDTIISQIEAAWEERDTVTPGSDVRHAVGEALSLLDNGEVRVAQPGEDGTWTVNQWLKKAVLLSFRLQDNRVMEHGSAGEAAFDKVPLKFAGWGANRFKEAGFRVVPGAIVRRGSHIGKGAVLMPSFVNIGAYVGEGTMVDTWATVGSCAQIGKNVHLSGGAGIGGVLEPLQAEPVIIGDGAFIGARAEVAEGVRVGEGAVLSMGVYLGASTKIIDRATGEVHRGEVPPYAVVVPGSLPGKPLPDGTPGPSLYCAVIVKTVDAQTRSKTGINELLRD, encoded by the coding sequence ATGACCGACACCATCATCAGCCAGATCGAAGCCGCCTGGGAAGAGCGCGACACCGTCACACCGGGAAGCGATGTTCGCCACGCGGTCGGCGAAGCGCTTTCGCTGCTCGACAATGGCGAGGTGCGCGTGGCGCAGCCGGGCGAAGATGGCACATGGACCGTCAACCAGTGGCTCAAGAAAGCGGTGCTTCTTTCCTTCCGCCTTCAGGACAACCGCGTGATGGAGCATGGCTCTGCCGGTGAGGCAGCGTTCGACAAGGTTCCTCTGAAATTCGCCGGCTGGGGCGCAAACCGCTTCAAGGAAGCCGGTTTTCGCGTGGTTCCCGGTGCCATCGTGCGGCGCGGCAGCCATATCGGCAAAGGCGCGGTCCTGATGCCGAGCTTCGTCAACATTGGCGCCTATGTCGGCGAAGGCACCATGGTCGATACATGGGCGACCGTGGGCTCGTGCGCGCAGATCGGCAAGAACGTGCACCTGTCGGGCGGCGCCGGGATCGGCGGCGTGCTCGAACCGCTTCAGGCCGAACCGGTCATCATCGGTGACGGCGCGTTTATCGGCGCTCGTGCAGAGGTTGCAGAAGGCGTGCGCGTGGGCGAAGGCGCGGTGCTGTCCATGGGGGTATATCTCGGCGCATCGACCAAGATCATCGACCGCGCGACCGGCGAGGTGCATCGCGGCGAGGTACCGCCCTATGCTGTGGTCGTCCCCGGATCGCTCCCCGGCAAGCCGCTTCCCGATGGAACGCCCGGCCCCTCGCTCTATTGCGCGGTGATCGTGAAGACCGTCGATGCGCAAACGCGCTCGAAAACCGGGATCAACGAGCTGCTGCGCGACTGA
- a CDS encoding cupin domain-containing protein, giving the protein MTKANSAGALIEQLQMQPHPEGGWYAETWRADADGTGRARGTAIHFLLKSGKSSHWHRVDADEMWLWQSGDPLELGIARSDDEPPRWLRLGGDVAGGETLQGLVPTGAWQAARPVDGPAGYALVSCIVVPGFEFAGFELAPPGWAPGQGTRA; this is encoded by the coding sequence ATGACAAAAGCGAATAGCGCGGGCGCGCTGATCGAACAATTGCAGATGCAACCGCATCCCGAAGGCGGGTGGTATGCAGAAACCTGGCGCGCCGATGCAGATGGCACCGGGCGCGCTCGGGGTACGGCGATTCATTTCCTGCTGAAGTCGGGAAAATCCTCGCACTGGCACCGGGTCGATGCGGACGAGATGTGGCTGTGGCAAAGCGGCGACCCGCTTGAACTTGGCATCGCCCGAAGCGATGACGAACCCCCACGCTGGCTGCGCCTTGGCGGAGATGTGGCGGGTGGTGAGACACTTCAGGGCCTCGTCCCCACCGGCGCATGGCAGGCCGCGCGTCCGGTCGATGGTCCGGCGGGCTATGCACTGGTATCCTGCATCGTCGTTCCCGGGTTCGAGTTTGCAGGTTTCGAGCTTGCCCCGCCCGGATGGGCTCCCGGACAAGGAACGCGCGCATGA
- a CDS encoding DUF3008 family protein, with translation MAQAKSKAQQQAAGAALSAKRGETDKSDLQGASEEMYDSMTEEELEDMASTARENLPDTADEDD, from the coding sequence ATGGCCCAAGCGAAGAGCAAGGCGCAGCAGCAGGCTGCGGGCGCCGCGCTTTCTGCAAAGCGCGGTGAAACTGACAAGTCCGACCTCCAGGGTGCATCGGAAGAGATGTACGACAGCATGACGGAGGAAGAGCTCGAGGATATGGCCTCGACCGCTCGCGAGAACCTGCCCGACACGGCCGACGAGGACGATTGA